One Comamonas endophytica DNA window includes the following coding sequences:
- a CDS encoding RDD family protein has protein sequence MACWLYEGLLLFGVVFIAGYLFGTLSQTRHALDNRHLLQAFVFVVFGIYFTWLWSKGQTLAMKTWHIRVTDRAGRPLTQGRALLRYLLSWLWFLPPLTVIGPFHLPAGETAVLMLGWIAVWALLSRLHPQRQFLHDALAGTRLVHDAPGEARARLKQRKADGLA, from the coding sequence ATGGCCTGCTGGCTCTATGAAGGGTTGCTGCTGTTCGGCGTGGTGTTCATTGCCGGCTATCTTTTCGGCACGCTGAGCCAGACGCGCCATGCCCTGGACAACCGTCATCTGCTGCAAGCCTTCGTGTTTGTCGTGTTCGGCATCTATTTCACCTGGCTCTGGTCCAAAGGCCAGACGCTGGCCATGAAGACCTGGCATATCCGCGTCACCGACCGGGCCGGCCGGCCGCTGACCCAGGGGCGGGCGCTGCTGCGCTATCTGCTGAGCTGGCTCTGGTTCCTGCCGCCGCTGACGGTGATCGGCCCCTTCCATCTGCCCGCCGGCGAGACCGCGGTGCTGATGCTGGGCTGGATCGCGGTCTGGGCGCTGCTCAGCCGCCTGCACCCACAGCGCCAGTTCCTGCACGATGCGCTGGCCGGCACACGGCTGGTGCACGATGCGCCTGGCGAAGCCCGCGCGCGCCTCAAGCAGCGCAAGGCCGATGGCCTGGCCTGA
- a CDS encoding DUF3619 family protein, with protein MNIAASPSLEQAADRFARRVTARLSQNNELLAYDISERLRAGRERALSERRREVQVHQRAPAVAVQHQGGVATLGGPGRQSWWRSALTAAPLAGLAISLAVFITSQTDLGMHEVAEVDAALLTDDLPPSAYADPGFVQFIQTAPSGSTL; from the coding sequence ATGAACATTGCAGCATCACCTTCGCTCGAGCAGGCCGCCGACCGCTTTGCGCGCCGCGTCACTGCGCGTCTGAGCCAAAACAACGAATTGCTCGCGTACGACATCAGCGAGCGGCTGCGCGCCGGGCGCGAACGCGCGCTGTCCGAGCGCCGCCGCGAGGTGCAGGTGCACCAGCGCGCGCCCGCCGTTGCGGTGCAGCACCAGGGCGGCGTGGCCACCCTGGGCGGGCCCGGCCGGCAAAGCTGGTGGCGCAGCGCACTGACGGCGGCGCCGCTGGCCGGGCTGGCCATCAGCCTGGCAGTGTTCATCACCTCGCAGACCGATCTGGGCATGCACGAGGTGGCCGAAGTCGACGCCGCCCTGCTCACTGACGACCTGCCGCCCTCGGCCTACGCCGACCCCGGCTTCGTGCAGTTCATCCAGACAGCGCCTTCGGGATCCACGCTCTGA
- a CDS encoding GNAT family N-acetyltransferase, whose translation MDEAAIITRVFTEVQQIPAPAWNALLARQPVPTPFMRHEYFAALESSGSATLATGWQPCFVTLWEGDALIAACPVYAKNHSSGEYVFDWAWARAYAEHGLDYYPKAVIAVPFTPVPGTRLLARDAATRALLARTVRRWVEAQDGWSSLHALFTEDADLAACRADGWMQRGGVQFHWTNSAADTRQPLRDFEHFLAQLQQSKRKKIRQERRKVAEAGVVFRALRGAEIGTEDWDFFYRCYERTYLEHGNAPYLSREFFGAMAAQMPEHWLLFIAEHAGRRIAASLIALNAEAAGGRVEGSVAYGRYWGALERVDCLHFEACYYQPIAWCIAQGIARFEGGAQGEHKMARALLPTPTASAHWIAHPAFADAVDRFLEREGSGVQAYLEELHAHSPLRLAPPLQSSAAAAA comes from the coding sequence ATGGATGAAGCTGCAATTATCACCCGCGTGTTCACCGAGGTGCAGCAGATCCCCGCGCCGGCCTGGAACGCGCTGCTGGCGCGGCAGCCCGTGCCCACGCCTTTCATGCGCCATGAGTACTTCGCGGCATTGGAATCGAGCGGCAGCGCGACGCTTGCAACCGGCTGGCAGCCCTGCTTCGTCACGCTCTGGGAGGGCGATGCGCTGATTGCCGCCTGCCCGGTGTACGCCAAGAACCACTCCTCGGGCGAATACGTCTTTGACTGGGCCTGGGCGCGTGCCTATGCCGAGCATGGCCTCGACTACTACCCCAAGGCGGTGATCGCGGTGCCGTTCACACCCGTGCCGGGCACGCGGCTGCTGGCGCGCGATGCCGCCACGCGCGCGCTGCTGGCGCGGACCGTGCGCCGCTGGGTCGAGGCGCAGGATGGCTGGTCTTCCCTGCACGCGCTGTTCACGGAGGACGCCGATCTGGCCGCCTGCCGCGCCGACGGCTGGATGCAGCGCGGCGGCGTGCAGTTCCATTGGACCAACAGTGCCGCCGATACACGCCAGCCGCTGCGCGACTTCGAGCACTTCCTGGCGCAGCTGCAGCAGTCCAAGCGCAAGAAGATCCGCCAGGAGCGGCGCAAGGTGGCCGAGGCCGGCGTGGTGTTCCGCGCGCTGCGCGGCGCCGAGATCGGAACCGAGGACTGGGACTTCTTCTACCGCTGCTACGAGCGCACCTATCTGGAGCATGGCAACGCGCCCTACCTGTCGCGCGAATTCTTCGGCGCCATGGCCGCGCAGATGCCGGAGCACTGGCTGCTGTTCATCGCCGAGCACGCAGGCCGGCGCATCGCCGCCAGCCTGATCGCGCTCAATGCAGAAGCCGCGGGCGGCCGCGTGGAAGGCAGTGTCGCCTACGGCCGCTACTGGGGGGCGCTCGAGCGCGTCGACTGCCTGCATTTCGAGGCCTGCTACTACCAGCCCATCGCATGGTGCATCGCGCAGGGCATCGCGCGTTTCGAGGGCGGCGCGCAGGGCGAGCACAAGATGGCGCGGGCGCTGCTGCCCACGCCCACGGCCAGCGCCCACTGGATTGCCCACCCGGCATTTGCCGATGCCGTGGACCGCTTCCTGGAGCGCGAGGGCAGCGGCGTGCAGGCCTATCTGGAGGAACTGCACGCGCACAGCCCGCTGCGTCTGGCGCCGCCGCTTCAGAGCAGCGCAGCGGCGGCTGCCTGA
- a CDS encoding RNA polymerase sigma factor codes for MATEQELSQFLKDVEKRAFKRALYHVRDEEAALDIVQDSMLKLSHHYGDKPRAELPMLFQRILSNCTLDWFRRQKTRNAVFTRMSDFEPEGDDGMDFDLLESYAGDANEETVQSAEEQTQRAQTLQSIEKEVQELPPRQREAFLMRYWEEMDVAETAAAMGCSEGSVKTHCFRAIQTLSKALKAKGIQL; via the coding sequence TTGGCAACCGAACAAGAACTATCGCAATTTCTCAAGGATGTGGAAAAACGCGCTTTCAAGCGCGCGCTCTACCATGTCCGCGACGAGGAGGCGGCGCTCGACATCGTGCAAGACAGTATGCTCAAGCTGTCGCACCATTACGGGGACAAGCCGCGCGCCGAGCTGCCGATGCTGTTCCAGCGCATCCTGTCGAACTGCACGCTGGACTGGTTCAGGCGGCAGAAGACACGCAATGCGGTGTTCACGCGGATGAGCGATTTCGAGCCCGAAGGGGACGACGGCATGGACTTTGATCTGCTGGAGTCCTATGCTGGCGACGCAAACGAGGAAACCGTGCAGAGCGCCGAGGAACAAACGCAGCGCGCACAGACTCTACAGAGCATAGAAAAAGAGGTACAGGAGCTGCCACCACGTCAACGGGAAGCATTCCTGATGCGTTATTGGGAGGAAATGGATGTCGCAGAGACGGCAGCCGCCATGGGTTGTTCGGAAGGCAGTGTCAAGACGCACTGCTTTCGTGCCATTCAGACCCTCAGCAAGGCACTGAAGGCCAAAGGAATCCAGTTATGA
- a CDS encoding diacylglycerol kinase → MQLESNPQKSRSGLQRIWHAGGYSLQGLRAAWGEKAFRTEAVCAICLLPLAPWLARSWSEGILLVGSVVLVLIVELLNSAIEAAIDRIGPEWHALSKRAKDMGSAAVLLALLLCAGTWLSALYLRFL, encoded by the coding sequence ATGCAGCTGGAAAGCAACCCGCAGAAAAGCCGCAGCGGCCTGCAGCGCATCTGGCATGCGGGCGGCTATTCGCTGCAGGGGCTGCGCGCGGCCTGGGGCGAGAAGGCCTTTCGCACCGAGGCCGTGTGCGCAATCTGCCTGCTGCCGCTGGCGCCCTGGCTTGCGCGCAGCTGGAGTGAGGGCATACTGCTGGTGGGCTCGGTGGTGCTGGTGCTGATCGTCGAGTTGCTCAACAGCGCCATCGAAGCCGCCATCGACCGCATCGGCCCCGAATGGCATGCGCTGTCCAAGCGCGCCAAGGACATGGGCAGCGCGGCGGTGCTGCTGGCGCTGCTGCTGTGCGCGGGCACCTGGCTGTCCGCCCTTTACCTAAGATTCCTATGA
- a CDS encoding DUF3106 domain-containing protein encodes MPPVQRTESSSPVGVALASAILLALALLAGWIVPLVRQAPSALPMPAVAQAPAPGSDAPRNGLSQRRLLASGPNWGELSAAQQRVLQPLEKRWSFMGEVQKNRWMVLADSFDTLPATEQLKLRDRMVSWASLSAQQRSQARLNYAITNRMAPKDKWAQWEAYQALTEEEKRALAAKAAAARPVGAAPALRPVPAKKLARVPAATAGGGNVANLPKIPRPAPQPTHHIAAPAPVPPPPPAVVVETRPVPMPNVVETAPVNLSTATALPLPPLAPLGGEVPAAPAASEPLAP; translated from the coding sequence ATGCCCCCTGTCCAGCGCACTGAATCGAGCAGCCCCGTCGGCGTTGCGCTGGCCTCGGCGATACTGCTGGCGCTGGCGCTGCTGGCCGGCTGGATCGTGCCGCTGGTGCGCCAGGCCCCCAGCGCGCTGCCGATGCCTGCGGTGGCGCAGGCACCTGCGCCCGGCTCCGATGCGCCGCGCAATGGCCTGTCGCAGCGCCGCCTGCTGGCCTCGGGCCCGAACTGGGGCGAGCTCAGCGCCGCGCAGCAGCGCGTGCTGCAACCGCTGGAGAAGCGCTGGTCCTTCATGGGCGAGGTGCAAAAGAACCGCTGGATGGTGCTGGCCGACAGCTTCGACACCCTGCCTGCGACCGAGCAGCTCAAGCTGCGCGACCGCATGGTGTCCTGGGCCAGCCTGAGCGCACAGCAGCGCAGCCAGGCGCGCCTCAATTACGCCATCACGAACCGCATGGCGCCCAAGGACAAATGGGCGCAGTGGGAGGCCTACCAGGCGCTGACCGAAGAAGAAAAGCGCGCGCTGGCGGCCAAGGCCGCGGCCGCGCGGCCCGTCGGCGCCGCCCCCGCGCTGCGCCCGGTGCCGGCCAAGAAGCTGGCGCGCGTGCCCGCGGCGACGGCCGGCGGCGGCAACGTCGCCAACCTGCCGAAGATTCCGCGTCCGGCGCCGCAGCCCACCCACCACATCGCGGCGCCGGCCCCGGTGCCCCCGCCGCCGCCTGCGGTCGTCGTCGAGACCCGGCCGGTGCCCATGCCCAACGTCGTGGAGACGGCGCCGGTGAACCTTTCGACCGCCACGGCGCTGCCCCTGCCGCCGCTGGCGCCGCTGGGTGGCGAGGTCCCGGCTGCGCCAGCGGCCTCCGAACCGCTGGCACCGTGA
- a CDS encoding chemotaxis protein CheW encodes MLSNFSSSGAQRSRSQATAQVARAEFLTFQLGQEEYGIDILRVQEIRSYETPTRIAHAPDFIKGVVDLRGVIVPIVDLRMKLGCPTVEYTPFTVVIILNVADTVLGVVVDSVADVVNLALDAIRPTPQFQSQVDAAFIKGIANVDERMLIVMDIEALLSSADMGLLKAAVA; translated from the coding sequence ATGCTTTCGAATTTTTCCTCTTCCGGCGCGCAGCGCTCGCGCAGCCAGGCCACGGCCCAGGTGGCACGCGCCGAATTCCTGACCTTCCAGCTGGGCCAGGAGGAGTACGGCATCGACATCCTGCGCGTGCAGGAAATCCGCTCCTATGAAACCCCCACGCGCATTGCCCATGCGCCCGATTTCATCAAGGGCGTGGTCGATCTGCGTGGCGTCATCGTGCCCATCGTCGACCTGCGCATGAAGCTCGGCTGCCCGACCGTGGAGTACACGCCCTTCACCGTCGTCATCATCCTCAATGTCGCCGATACCGTGCTCGGCGTAGTGGTCGACTCGGTGGCCGACGTGGTCAATCTGGCGCTGGATGCGATCCGCCCCACGCCGCAGTTCCAGTCGCAGGTCGATGCGGCCTTCATCAAGGGCATTGCCAATGTGGACGAGCGCATGCTGATCGTCATGGACATCGAGGCGCTGCTGAGCTCGGCCGACATGGGGTTGCTCAAGGCCGCCGTCGCCTGA
- a CDS encoding TIGR00730 family Rossman fold protein: protein MTKPSTPAFSLCVYCGSRPGVDPRFAEVATQVGTWIGEHGGQLVYGGGRSGLMGTVAEATRRAGGRVVGVIPQALVDKEHANRACDELYIVQTMHERKAMMAERADAFLALPGGIGTFEELFEVWTWRQLGYHDKPIGVLNAAGYYDNLLTFLASSVQSGLMGEWQMGLIETQTDAEVLLPNLVEAAGTARETRALRAVI from the coding sequence ATGACGAAACCTTCGACACCCGCTTTCTCCCTCTGCGTCTATTGCGGCTCGCGTCCCGGCGTGGATCCGCGGTTCGCCGAAGTCGCCACCCAGGTCGGCACCTGGATCGGCGAACATGGCGGGCAGCTGGTCTATGGCGGCGGCCGCTCCGGCCTGATGGGCACGGTAGCCGAGGCCACGCGCCGCGCGGGCGGCCGCGTGGTCGGCGTCATTCCCCAGGCATTGGTCGACAAGGAGCATGCCAACCGGGCCTGCGACGAACTGTACATCGTGCAGACCATGCACGAGCGCAAGGCCATGATGGCCGAGCGCGCCGATGCCTTCCTGGCGCTGCCCGGCGGCATCGGCACCTTCGAGGAACTGTTCGAGGTCTGGACCTGGCGCCAGCTGGGCTACCACGACAAGCCGATCGGCGTGCTCAACGCCGCGGGCTATTACGACAATCTGCTCACTTTCCTGGCCTCCAGCGTGCAGAGCGGGCTGATGGGGGAGTGGCAGATGGGACTGATCGAGACGCAGACGGATGCCGAGGTGCTGCTGCCGAATCTGGTCGAGGCGGCGGGGACTGCGCGGGAAACCAGAGCGCTGCGGGCGGTGATTTGA
- a CDS encoding methyl-accepting chemotaxis protein — protein MRYAHLKIGTRLTLAFSLLLLITAVLAGLGAWRLEVLKDANQAIATVEMQRSLLSQRWASSIDINWVRTSSLMQSRDPLYQAALRKDMAASTEFVNKTLKQLNEMTQDSEAQALMAEVAKQRKTYSDLRTQLQQRQAQGEDITQALDEQLRPLAQSYLRAVTNVSDDAARTLAEVQAAAADSATASQIALAVGAGLALLLGLLLATLTTRSITRPIHRAAEVADAIRKGDLTSEIHAQGDDETAQMLRGLAGMQDNLRSIVAHVRGGSEAVATASAQIASGNSDLSGRTEEQASALEQTAASMEQLGSTVRQNADNARQANQLALNASTVAVQGGDVVAQVVGTMKGINDSSRKIADIIGVIDGIAFQTNILALNAAVEAARAGEQGRGFAVVASEVRSLAQRSAEAAKEIKALITASVERVEQGTQQADRAGETMTEVVSAIRRVTDIMGEISAASSEQSTGVAQVGEAITQMDQATQQNAALVEQSAAAADSLKRQAQELVDAVAVFQLAQGAQARGPMPAAAPAAPGAVAPGATVPRPAARVMPAPKPAPKPAAPAPRIARAPQARGAEASDDWESF, from the coding sequence ATGCGCTACGCTCATCTGAAGATCGGCACCCGCCTCACGCTGGCTTTTTCGTTGCTTTTGTTGATCACTGCGGTCCTTGCCGGCCTGGGCGCATGGCGCCTGGAGGTGCTCAAGGATGCCAACCAGGCCATTGCCACGGTGGAAATGCAGCGCAGCCTGCTGTCGCAGCGCTGGGCATCGTCCATCGATATCAATTGGGTGCGCACCTCGTCGCTGATGCAAAGCCGCGATCCGCTGTATCAGGCGGCTTTGCGCAAGGACATGGCGGCTTCGACGGAGTTCGTCAACAAGACCCTGAAGCAGCTCAATGAGATGACGCAGGACAGCGAGGCCCAGGCGCTGATGGCCGAGGTCGCCAAGCAACGCAAGACCTATTCGGATCTGCGCACGCAGCTGCAGCAACGCCAGGCGCAGGGCGAAGACATCACGCAGGCGTTGGATGAACAGCTGCGCCCCCTGGCGCAAAGCTATCTCAGGGCCGTGACCAACGTGTCCGATGACGCCGCCAGGACGCTGGCCGAGGTGCAGGCCGCCGCGGCCGATTCGGCCACGGCAAGCCAGATCGCGCTGGCCGTGGGCGCCGGACTGGCCCTGCTGCTGGGCCTGCTGCTGGCGACGCTGACCACGCGCTCGATCACGCGCCCGATCCACCGCGCGGCCGAGGTCGCCGACGCCATCCGCAAGGGTGACCTGACCTCCGAGATCCACGCACAGGGCGACGACGAAACCGCGCAGATGCTGCGCGGCCTCGCCGGCATGCAGGACAACCTGCGCAGCATCGTGGCGCACGTGCGCGGCGGCTCCGAGGCCGTGGCCACGGCCAGCGCGCAGATCGCCTCGGGCAACAGCGACCTGTCGGGCCGCACCGAGGAGCAGGCCAGCGCGCTCGAGCAGACCGCCGCCTCGATGGAACAGCTGGGCTCCACCGTGCGCCAGAACGCCGACAACGCGCGCCAGGCGAACCAGCTGGCGCTCAATGCCTCCACGGTGGCGGTGCAGGGCGGCGACGTCGTGGCCCAGGTGGTCGGCACCATGAAGGGCATCAACGACAGCAGCCGCAAGATCGCCGACATCATCGGCGTGATCGACGGCATTGCCTTCCAGACCAACATCCTGGCGCTGAACGCGGCCGTCGAGGCGGCGCGCGCCGGCGAGCAGGGCCGCGGCTTCGCGGTCGTGGCCAGCGAGGTGCGCAGTCTGGCGCAGCGCAGCGCCGAGGCGGCCAAGGAGATCAAGGCGCTGATCACGGCCAGCGTCGAGCGCGTCGAGCAGGGCACGCAGCAGGCGGACCGCGCGGGCGAGACCATGACCGAGGTGGTGAGTGCGATCCGCCGCGTCACCGACATCATGGGCGAGATCAGCGCCGCCAGCAGCGAGCAGAGCACGGGCGTGGCGCAGGTGGGCGAGGCTATCACGCAGATGGACCAGGCGACGCAGCAGAATGCGGCGCTGGTCGAGCAGAGCGCGGCGGCGGCAGACAGCCTCAAGCGCCAGGCGCAGGAGCTGGTCGATGCGGTGGCGGTGTTCCAGTTGGCCCAGGGCGCGCAGGCGCGCGGGCCCATGCCCGCAGCCGCGCCCGCCGCGCCGGGCGCCGTCGCGCCGGGCGCCACGGTGCCACGCCCGGCCGCGCGGGTCATGCCGGCGCCCAAGCCGGCGCCCAAGCCCGCCGCCCCCGCGCCACGCATTGCGCGCGCGCCGCAGGCCCGCGGCGCCGAAGCCAGCGACGACTGGGAAAGCTTCTGA
- a CDS encoding NAD+ synthase has translation MTFSICTAQRNFVVGDLPGNAQKIIEAARAAHAAGARLLLTPELALCGYPPEDLLLRPAFLDACEQTVHTVARETAGLTGLVIVLGHPQRAAGAGLCHNMASVLRDGVIESSYSKQALPNYAVFDELRYFLPGQAPCVIDIDGVRVGLLICEDAWVPGPSRQAAEAGAQLLAVINASPFHGEKQQVRESVLRERVQETGLPAIYAHMVGGQDELVFDGHSFAMSAQGTVVARAAGFEECLASVQVTAGAAGVALQGELQPLAGTHEQLWRALVLGVRDYVGKSGFPGVLLGLSGGIDSALVLAIAVDALGAGKVRTVMMPSPYTADISWIDARDMAARLGVAYEEISIAPQFEAFKAALATDFAGRAEDTTEENLQARIRGTLLMALSNKFGSLVVTTGNKSEMATGYCTLYGDMAGGFAVIKDLVKTQVFALARWRNAHDPFGTGSNPIPERIITRPPSAELRPDQKDQDSLPPYEVLDAIVQRYMENDESVQDIVAAGFAAADVERVTRLIQINEHKRRQAPIGPRLTRRSFGKDWRYPITNRFRA, from the coding sequence ATGACGTTCTCCATCTGCACTGCTCAGCGCAATTTTGTTGTGGGCGACCTGCCTGGCAATGCGCAAAAAATCATCGAAGCCGCGCGCGCCGCGCATGCGGCCGGCGCGCGCCTGCTGCTCACGCCCGAGCTGGCGCTGTGCGGTTACCCGCCCGAGGACCTGCTGCTGCGTCCGGCATTTCTCGACGCCTGCGAGCAAACGGTGCATACCGTAGCACGGGAGACGGCCGGGCTCACGGGCCTGGTCATTGTCCTCGGTCATCCGCAGCGCGCGGCGGGCGCCGGGCTGTGCCACAACATGGCCAGCGTGCTGCGCGACGGCGTGATCGAGAGCAGCTACTCCAAGCAGGCGCTGCCGAACTACGCGGTGTTCGACGAGCTGCGCTATTTCCTGCCGGGGCAGGCGCCCTGCGTCATCGACATCGACGGAGTGCGCGTCGGCCTGCTGATCTGCGAGGACGCGTGGGTGCCCGGCCCGTCACGGCAGGCGGCCGAAGCCGGTGCGCAGCTGCTGGCGGTGATCAATGCCTCGCCCTTCCACGGCGAGAAGCAGCAGGTGCGCGAGTCGGTGCTGCGCGAACGCGTGCAGGAAACCGGCCTGCCGGCCATCTATGCCCACATGGTCGGCGGCCAGGACGAGCTGGTGTTCGATGGCCACTCCTTTGCCATGAGCGCGCAGGGCACGGTGGTGGCGCGCGCCGCGGGCTTCGAGGAATGCCTGGCGAGCGTGCAGGTGACTGCCGGGGCCGCAGGCGTTGCGCTGCAAGGCGAGCTCCAGCCGCTGGCCGGCACCCACGAGCAGCTGTGGCGCGCGCTGGTGCTGGGCGTGCGCGACTACGTGGGCAAGAGCGGTTTTCCCGGCGTGCTGCTGGGGCTGTCGGGCGGCATCGACTCGGCGCTGGTGCTGGCCATTGCCGTCGACGCGCTGGGTGCAGGCAAGGTGCGCACGGTGATGATGCCCTCGCCCTACACGGCCGATATCAGCTGGATCGATGCACGCGACATGGCCGCGCGCCTGGGCGTGGCCTACGAGGAGATTTCCATCGCGCCGCAGTTCGAGGCCTTCAAGGCCGCGCTGGCCACCGATTTCGCGGGCCGGGCGGAAGACACGACCGAGGAGAACCTGCAGGCACGCATCCGCGGCACGCTGCTGATGGCGCTGTCGAACAAGTTCGGCTCGCTGGTCGTCACCACGGGCAACAAGAGCGAGATGGCGACGGGCTACTGCACGCTCTACGGCGACATGGCGGGCGGCTTCGCGGTGATCAAGGACCTGGTCAAGACCCAGGTGTTCGCGCTGGCGCGCTGGCGCAATGCGCACGATCCCTTCGGCACCGGCAGCAACCCGATTCCCGAGCGCATCATCACGCGCCCGCCCAGCGCCGAGCTGCGCCCCGATCAGAAAGACCAGGACAGTCTGCCGCCTTATGAAGTGCTCGATGCCATCGTGCAGCGATACATGGAAAATGACGAGTCCGTGCAGGACATCGTGGCCGCGGGTTTTGCCGCCGCCGATGTCGAGCGCGTGACGCGCCTGATCCAGATCAACGAACACAAGCGCCGCCAGGCGCCGATCGGCCCGCGCCTCACGCGCCGCAGCTTCGGCAAGGATTGGCGCTACCCGATCACCAACCGCTTCCGCGCCTGA
- a CDS encoding P-II family nitrogen regulator, giving the protein MKMITAVIKPFKLEEVREALADCGVTGLTVTEVKGFGRQKGHTELYRGAEYVVDFLPKVKIEVVVQTEDVERCVDAIVNVARTGKIGDGKIFVTPVERVVRIRTGDLDASAI; this is encoded by the coding sequence ATGAAAATGATCACCGCCGTCATCAAGCCCTTCAAGCTCGAGGAAGTGCGCGAGGCACTGGCCGATTGCGGCGTCACCGGCCTCACGGTCACCGAGGTCAAGGGCTTCGGCCGCCAGAAGGGCCACACCGAGCTCTACCGCGGCGCCGAATATGTCGTGGATTTCCTGCCCAAGGTGAAGATCGAGGTCGTGGTGCAGACGGAGGACGTCGAGCGCTGCGTCGATGCGATCGTCAACGTGGCGCGCACCGGGAAGATCGGCGACGGCAAGATCTTTGTCACGCCGGTGGAGCGGGTAGTGCGGATTCGGACGGGGGACCTGGACGCTTCGGCGATTTGA
- a CDS encoding methyl-accepting chemotaxis protein yields the protein MKLADMRLGVKLGLGFFLLVLLTVAVGGLALWQMKNIDATTRFLGGHALQSVADTGDIRVQWNRLRRMDAGVAAAKSLEEVSGIASRTTAVIELVQAAERSYESAEHDEEERALMSQYRTERDNYMNSHQALLQAARNKDYSLGEQDSLLGDDVSNLYSGASEAAFTALTETIGRLNRLSRERAKSAQQAAAEVYDTALIWLAAGVALSALIAAFFGALVTRAVVRPVRQAVDAANHIAQGDLSQSIESGSRDEMGELLEALQRMQGSLAQTVNSVRSNAEGVATASAQIASGNSDLSGRTEEQASALEQTAASMEQLGSTVRQNADNARQANQLALNASTVAVQGGDVVAQVVGTMKGINDSSRKIADIIGVIDGIAFQTNILALNAAVEAARAGEQGRGFAVVASEVRSLAQRSAEAAKEIKALITASVERVEQGTQQADRAGETMTEVVSAIRRVTDIMGEISAASSEQSTGVAQVGEAITQMDQATQQNAALVEQSAAAADSLKRQAQELVDAVAVFQLAQGAQARALASMDTAATAAQRLGARASGLPAAPRTPARAPRVAAAPLAAPAPAAQPPAPAPAAPAPALRKAAEDEWESF from the coding sequence ATGAAATTGGCTGATATGCGCCTGGGCGTCAAACTGGGCCTGGGATTTTTTCTGCTGGTGCTGCTGACGGTCGCCGTGGGTGGCCTGGCGCTGTGGCAGATGAAGAACATCGATGCCACGACGCGCTTCCTGGGCGGTCACGCGCTGCAGAGCGTGGCCGACACTGGCGATATCCGCGTGCAATGGAACCGCCTGCGGCGCATGGACGCCGGGGTGGCAGCTGCCAAGAGCCTGGAGGAAGTCTCGGGCATCGCATCGCGTACGACCGCGGTCATCGAGCTGGTGCAGGCGGCGGAGCGTTCCTATGAATCGGCGGAGCATGACGAGGAGGAACGCGCGCTGATGTCGCAGTACCGCACGGAGCGCGACAACTACATGAACAGCCACCAGGCCCTGCTGCAGGCCGCCAGGAACAAGGATTACAGCCTGGGCGAACAGGATTCCCTGCTGGGCGATGACGTCAGCAATCTCTACAGCGGCGCTTCGGAAGCAGCGTTCACGGCCCTGACCGAGACCATCGGCCGGCTCAACCGGCTGAGCCGCGAGCGCGCCAAGAGCGCCCAGCAGGCGGCAGCCGAAGTCTATGACACGGCGCTGATCTGGCTCGCGGCCGGCGTGGCGCTGAGCGCGCTGATCGCAGCCTTCTTTGGTGCGCTGGTGACGCGCGCGGTGGTGCGGCCGGTGCGCCAGGCGGTCGATGCCGCCAACCACATCGCGCAGGGCGACCTGTCGCAGTCGATCGAATCGGGCAGCCGCGATGAAATGGGCGAGCTGCTCGAAGCCCTGCAGCGCATGCAGGGCAGCCTGGCGCAGACCGTCAACAGCGTGCGCAGCAACGCCGAAGGCGTGGCCACGGCCAGCGCGCAGATCGCCTCGGGCAACAGCGACCTGTCGGGCCGCACCGAGGAGCAGGCCAGCGCGCTCGAGCAGACCGCCGCCTCGATGGAACAGCTGGGCTCCACCGTGCGCCAGAACGCCGACAACGCGCGCCAGGCGAACCAGCTGGCGCTCAATGCCTCCACGGTGGCGGTGCAGGGCGGCGACGTCGTGGCCCAGGTGGTCGGCACCATGAAGGGCATCAACGACAGCAGCCGCAAGATCGCCGACATCATCGGCGTGATCGACGGCATTGCCTTCCAGACCAACATCCTGGCGCTGAACGCGGCCGTCGAGGCGGCGCGCGCCGGCGAGCAGGGCCGCGGCTTCGCGGTCGTGGCCAGCGAGGTGCGCAGTCTGGCGCAGCGCAGCGCCGAGGCGGCCAAGGAGATCAAGGCGCTGATCACGGCCAGCGTCGAGCGCGTCGAGCAGGGCACGCAGCAGGCGGACCGCGCGGGCGAGACCATGACCGAGGTGGTGAGTGCGATCCGCCGCGTCACCGACATCATGGGCGAGATCAGCGCCGCCAGCAGCGAGCAGAGCACGGGCGTGGCGCAGGTGGGCGAGGCTATCACGCAGATGGACCAGGCGACGCAGCAGAATGCGGCGCTGGTCGAGCAGAGCGCGGCGGCGGCAGACAGCCTCAAGCGCCAGGCGCAGGAGCTGGTCGATGCAGTGGCGGTGTTCCAGTTGGCCCAGGGCGCGCAGGCGCGCGCGCTTGCGTCCATGGACACTGCGGCCACCGCGGCGCAGCGCCTGGGCGCGCGTGCCAGTGGCCTGCCCGCGGCGCCACGGACCCCGGCGCGCGCCCCGCGGGTCGCTGCGGCGCCTCTGGCTGCACCGGCCCCCGCGGCGCAGCCGCCTGCTCCGGCGCCTGCTGCCCCGGCACCCGCGCTACGCAAGGCCGCGGAAGACGAGTGGGAAAGCTTCTGA